One window from the genome of Paracoccus marcusii encodes:
- a CDS encoding NUDIX hydrolase, producing MIPRFGQPPLTGPRYRRRPGAYAILWRDGRILMTHQQAPEPEFQLPGGGIDPGEHALAALHREVAEETGWTIGAPRYLGSYRRFCFMPDYDMHAEKRCQIWVARPISRLSPPTEPGHSAHWMTPAQAMDALADPGSRAALSGWLAGR from the coding sequence ATGATCCCGCGTTTCGGACAACCGCCGCTGACCGGACCCCGCTATCGCCGCAGGCCCGGCGCCTATGCGATCCTGTGGCGCGACGGGCGCATCCTGATGACGCATCAGCAGGCGCCCGAACCTGAATTCCAGCTGCCCGGCGGCGGCATCGACCCCGGAGAGCACGCCCTGGCGGCCCTGCACCGCGAGGTGGCCGAGGAGACCGGCTGGACCATCGGCGCGCCGCGCTATCTGGGCAGCTATCGGCGGTTCTGCTTCATGCCCGATTACGACATGCACGCCGAAAAGCGCTGTCAGATCTGGGTGGCACGGCCGATCAGCCGCCTGTCGCCGCCGACCGAACCGGGACACAGTGCGCATTGGATGACGCCCGCACAGGCGATGGACGCGCTGGCCGATCCGGGGTCGCGTGCGGCGCTGTCGGGGTGGCTGGCGGGACGCTAG
- a CDS encoding PP2C family protein-serine/threonine phosphatase, whose translation MTAANRPSPLSDTAPPKQKRLVLLVDDSAAQRRLLARLLKRGGYDVIEAANGAEALQLCERLAPDLVLSDWVMPEMTGLQFCAAFRQLSRPNYGYFVLLTSNADAHAITEGLQAGADDFLTKPVAPQELLARLAAGERILRIEEELRASNTQLRQALSQLSETQAAMERDLREARKLQQGLVRERSGRFGQIEISLLLRPAGHIGGDLVGFFPIGDDRLGLYALDVSGHGVTAALLTAQLSVHLSGSSDQNIALRGALGGADAGGPAALAHFFNTMMLEEMNTDTYFTMIYAELNHMTGHLRMVQAGHPHPALQRADGTVTHLGAGGMPIGVFESPLFDEIDITLGPGDRLLIASDGITEATTPNGRQLGNDGLEAVMRTNAFLNGHSFLESMAWSVSEYCRGERQDDMSAVLVEFRGSGKVIRLDDG comes from the coding sequence ATGACAGCCGCGAATCGCCCCTCTCCCCTCTCCGACACGGCACCGCCCAAGCAGAAGCGGCTGGTGCTGCTGGTCGATGACAGCGCCGCGCAACGCCGGCTGCTGGCGCGGCTGCTGAAACGCGGCGGCTATGACGTGATCGAGGCCGCCAACGGGGCCGAGGCGCTGCAGCTGTGCGAAAGGCTGGCCCCGGACCTTGTGCTGTCGGACTGGGTGATGCCCGAGATGACCGGCCTGCAGTTCTGCGCCGCGTTCCGCCAGTTGTCGCGCCCGAACTATGGCTATTTCGTGCTGCTGACGTCGAATGCTGACGCCCATGCCATCACCGAGGGCTTGCAGGCCGGCGCCGACGATTTCCTGACCAAGCCCGTGGCACCCCAGGAACTGCTGGCGCGCCTTGCCGCCGGCGAGCGCATCCTGCGCATCGAGGAGGAGCTGCGCGCCAGCAACACCCAGCTGCGCCAGGCCCTGTCGCAGCTGTCCGAGACCCAGGCCGCGATGGAACGCGACCTGCGCGAGGCGCGCAAGCTGCAGCAGGGGCTGGTGCGCGAACGCTCCGGGCGGTTCGGCCAGATCGAGATCAGCCTGCTGTTGCGCCCGGCGGGCCATATCGGCGGCGACCTGGTGGGGTTCTTTCCCATCGGCGACGACAGGCTTGGCCTCTATGCGCTGGACGTATCAGGGCATGGCGTGACCGCGGCACTGCTGACGGCGCAGCTGTCGGTGCACCTGTCGGGGTCGTCCGACCAGAACATCGCGCTGCGCGGCGCGCTTGGCGGGGCGGATGCGGGGGGGCCGGCGGCGCTGGCACATTTCTTCAACACGATGATGCTGGAGGAGATGAACACCGACACCTACTTCACCATGATCTATGCCGAGCTGAACCACATGACAGGGCACCTGCGCATGGTCCAGGCGGGGCACCCCCACCCCGCGCTGCAACGGGCCGACGGCACGGTGACGCATCTGGGCGCGGGCGGCATGCCGATCGGCGTCTTCGAAAGCCCGCTTTTCGACGAGATCGACATCACCCTTGGTCCCGGCGACCGTCTGCTGATCGCATCCGACGGCATCACCGAGGCCACGACCCCCAACGGCCGCCAGCTGGGCAATGACGGGTTGGAGGCGGTGATGCGCACCAACGCCTTCCTGAACGGCCATTCCTTCCTGGAATCGATGGCCTGGTCGGTGTCGGAATATTGCCGCGGCGAACGGCAGGACGACATGTCCGCGGTGCTGGTCGAGTTTCGTGGCTCCGGCAAGGTCATCCGCCTGGACGACGGCTAG
- the ilvA gene encoding threonine ammonia-lyase IlvA — MENFVAAVRLAEAALRDLFEPTPLQRNDHLSAKYGADIWLKREDLTPVRSYKLRGAFNAMRKQVTPGAPGHFVCASAGNHAQGVAYACRHFGARGTIFMPITTPGQKIDKTRMFGGDAIEIVLKGDYFDQTLAAAQAFCAEQGAQFLSPFDAPDVIEGQATVGMEMLAQLGRAPDLVVLPVGGGGLSAGVTKLLATQAPDTRFAFAEPLGGASLKAALQEGAPVALPAVDSFVDGAAVARIGALPFEALQRFTPADVYLAPEDRICRTMLEMLNTEGVVLEPAGALALDVLGDLGDLSGKTVVAVCSGGNFDFERLPEVKERAQRFQGVKKYFVLRMPQRPGALRDFLDLLGPNDDIARFEYLKKSARNFGSVLIGIETSDPANLITLMARLDRSGFAYRDITNDGILSELLV, encoded by the coding sequence ATGGAAAACTTTGTCGCCGCCGTCCGTCTGGCCGAGGCCGCGCTTCGCGACCTGTTCGAGCCTACGCCCCTGCAACGCAACGACCATCTGTCGGCGAAATACGGCGCCGACATCTGGCTCAAGCGCGAGGACCTGACCCCCGTGCGCAGCTACAAGCTGCGCGGGGCGTTCAACGCGATGCGCAAGCAGGTCACGCCCGGCGCGCCCGGGCATTTCGTCTGCGCCAGCGCGGGGAACCATGCCCAGGGCGTTGCCTATGCCTGCCGCCATTTCGGCGCGCGCGGCACGATCTTCATGCCGATCACCACGCCGGGACAAAAGATCGACAAGACCCGCATGTTCGGCGGAGACGCGATCGAGATCGTGCTGAAGGGCGACTATTTCGACCAGACTCTGGCCGCGGCCCAGGCCTTCTGCGCCGAACAGGGCGCGCAGTTCCTGTCGCCCTTCGACGCCCCCGACGTGATCGAGGGGCAGGCCACCGTCGGCATGGAGATGCTGGCGCAGCTTGGCCGCGCGCCCGACCTAGTCGTGCTGCCCGTGGGCGGGGGCGGCCTGTCAGCGGGCGTCACCAAGCTGCTGGCGACCCAGGCGCCGGACACCCGCTTTGCCTTTGCCGAACCCCTGGGCGGCGCCAGCCTCAAGGCCGCACTGCAGGAGGGGGCGCCCGTGGCCCTGCCGGCGGTGGACAGCTTCGTCGACGGAGCCGCGGTCGCGCGCATCGGGGCCCTGCCCTTCGAGGCGCTGCAGCGCTTTACCCCCGCCGACGTCTATCTGGCCCCCGAGGACCGCATCTGCCGCACCATGCTGGAGATGCTGAACACCGAAGGCGTGGTGCTGGAACCCGCGGGCGCGCTGGCGTTGGACGTGCTGGGTGATCTGGGCGACCTGTCCGGCAAGACCGTCGTCGCGGTCTGTTCGGGCGGCAATTTCGACTTCGAGCGCCTGCCCGAGGTCAAGGAGCGGGCCCAGCGGTTCCAGGGGGTGAAGAAGTATTTCGTGCTGCGCATGCCGCAGCGCCCCGGCGCGCTGCGCGATTTCCTGGACCTGCTGGGACCGAACGACGACATCGCGCGGTTCGAATACCTCAAGAAATCCGCCCGCAACTTCGGTTCGGTGCTGATCGGGATCGAGACGTCGGACCCGGCCAACCTGATCACGCTGATGGCGCGGCTGGACCGATCGGGCTTTGCCTATCGCGACATCACGAACGACGGCATCCTGTCGGAACTGCTGGTCTGA
- a CDS encoding argininosuccinate synthase produces the protein MSDAPKKVVLAYSGGLDTSIILKWLQTEYGCEVVTFTADLGQGEELEPAREKALMLGIAAENIHIVDVREEFVRDFVFPMFRANALYEGLYLLGTSIARPLISQHLVRIAQESGADAVAHGATGKGNDQVRFELSAYALDPSIKVIAPWREWDLTSRTKLIEFAEKNQIPIAKDKRGEAPFSVDANLLHTSSEGKALENPAEAAPDYVYQRTVNPEDAPDQPEFIEVTFEKGDAVAINGEAMSPATILTKLNELGGRHGIGRLDFVENRFVGMKSRGIYETPGGTVLLEAHRGIEQITLDSGAGHLKDSIMPRYAELIYNGFWFSPEREMLQALIDKSQEHVTGTVRLKLYKGLATCVGRWSDHSLYSEAHVTFEDDAGAYDQKDAAGFIRLNALRLKLIANRNARVAK, from the coding sequence ATGTCCGACGCGCCGAAAAAAGTCGTCCTCGCCTATTCGGGGGGGCTTGATACCTCGATCATCCTGAAATGGCTGCAGACCGAATACGGCTGCGAGGTGGTGACCTTCACCGCCGATCTGGGCCAGGGCGAGGAGCTGGAGCCCGCGCGCGAAAAGGCGCTGATGCTGGGCATCGCGGCCGAGAACATCCACATCGTCGACGTGCGCGAGGAATTCGTGCGCGATTTCGTCTTCCCGATGTTCCGGGCCAATGCGCTGTACGAGGGGCTGTATCTGCTGGGCACGTCGATCGCGCGGCCGCTGATCTCGCAGCATCTGGTGCGGATCGCGCAGGAATCAGGCGCGGATGCGGTGGCGCATGGCGCGACGGGCAAGGGCAACGACCAGGTCCGGTTCGAGCTCAGCGCCTATGCGCTGGACCCGTCGATCAAGGTGATCGCGCCCTGGCGGGAATGGGACCTGACCAGCCGCACCAAGCTGATCGAGTTCGCCGAGAAGAACCAGATCCCCATCGCCAAGGACAAGCGCGGCGAGGCGCCCTTCAGCGTGGACGCGAACCTGCTGCACACCTCCAGCGAGGGCAAGGCGCTGGAGAACCCTGCCGAGGCCGCGCCCGACTATGTCTATCAGCGCACCGTGAACCCCGAGGACGCGCCCGATCAGCCCGAGTTCATCGAGGTGACCTTCGAGAAGGGCGATGCGGTGGCGATCAATGGCGAGGCCATGTCGCCCGCCACGATCCTGACCAAGCTGAACGAGCTGGGCGGCCGTCACGGTATTGGCCGTCTGGATTTCGTCGAGAACCGCTTCGTCGGCATGAAGTCGCGCGGCATCTACGAGACGCCGGGCGGCACGGTCCTGCTGGAGGCCCATCGGGGCATCGAGCAGATCACGCTCGACAGCGGCGCGGGCCACCTGAAGGATTCGATCATGCCGCGCTATGCCGAGCTGATCTATAACGGCTTCTGGTTCTCGCCCGAGCGCGAGATGCTGCAGGCCCTGATCGACAAGAGCCAGGAGCATGTCACCGGCACGGTGCGGCTGAAGCTCTACAAGGGTCTGGCGACCTGCGTGGGCCGCTGGTCGGATCATTCGCTCTACAGCGAGGCGCATGTGACCTTCGAGGACGACGCGGGCGCCTATGACCAGAAGGACGCGGCGGGCTTCATCCGCCTGAACGCGCTGCGCCTGAAGCTGATCGCGAACCGCAACGCCCGCGTGGCGAAATGA
- the mog gene encoding molybdopterin adenylyltransferase: MTAGAARIAIVTVSDRASRGEYEDKGGPGAEAWLRGVVTSPMTIERHIIPDGRDSVASTLRDLADGGADLILVTGGTGPAPRDLTPEAVADVMDKELPGFGEEMRRASLREVPTAILSRQTAAIRGRSLIITIPGKPSAIATCLDAVFAAVPYCLDLMGAARIETDPARIQAFRPKLT; the protein is encoded by the coding sequence ATGACCGCCGGGGCCGCCCGCATCGCCATCGTGACCGTCAGCGACCGCGCGTCGCGAGGCGAGTACGAGGACAAGGGCGGCCCCGGCGCCGAGGCCTGGCTGCGGGGTGTCGTCACCTCGCCCATGACCATCGAACGCCACATCATCCCCGACGGCCGCGACAGCGTCGCCAGCACCCTGCGCGATCTGGCTGACGGGGGCGCGGACCTGATCCTGGTCACCGGCGGCACCGGCCCCGCACCGCGCGACCTGACGCCCGAGGCTGTGGCCGACGTGATGGACAAGGAACTGCCCGGCTTCGGAGAGGAGATGCGCCGCGCCTCCCTGCGTGAGGTACCGACCGCCATCCTGTCGCGCCAGACCGCGGCGATCCGCGGGCGCAGCCTGATCATCACCATCCCCGGCAAGCCTTCGGCCATCGCCACCTGCCTGGATGCGGTCTTTGCCGCTGTCCCCTACTGCTTGGACCTGATGGGTGCGGCGCGCATCGAGACCGATCCTGCACGGATCCAGGCCTTTCGTCCCAAATTGACCTGA
- a CDS encoding LrgB family protein gives MSDPVLIWSYLAQGPLLWLTATLVAYLAGDAVSRRLGRASWANPVLIAVILLAVLLGMTGTDYATYFDGAQFVHFMLGPATVALALPLYDNLPRVRRAAWPMLAGLLAGSGVAVVSALLIARAFGIEGSVLASLAPKSTTAPVAIGIAEQLGGQPTLTAALVLLTGIFGAIVVTPLLNAMKIRDWRARGFAVGVAAHGIGTARAFQVNATAGAFSGIGMGLNAVLTAIIAPLALRLFGG, from the coding sequence GTGAGTGATCCGGTCCTGATCTGGTCCTATCTGGCGCAGGGGCCGCTGTTGTGGCTGACCGCCACGCTGGTCGCGTACCTGGCGGGCGATGCGGTGTCGCGCAGGCTGGGCCGCGCCAGCTGGGCCAACCCCGTGCTGATCGCGGTGATCCTGCTGGCGGTGCTGCTGGGGATGACGGGAACCGACTACGCCACCTATTTCGACGGCGCGCAGTTCGTGCATTTCATGCTGGGACCGGCCACCGTGGCGCTGGCGCTGCCGCTTTATGACAACCTGCCCCGCGTGCGGCGCGCGGCGTGGCCGATGCTGGCAGGGTTGCTGGCCGGATCGGGCGTCGCGGTCGTCTCGGCCCTGCTGATCGCCCGCGCTTTCGGGATCGAGGGATCGGTCCTGGCCTCGCTTGCACCGAAATCCACCACCGCGCCGGTGGCCATCGGCATCGCCGAACAGCTGGGCGGTCAGCCCACGCTGACCGCGGCGCTGGTTCTGCTGACGGGCATCTTCGGCGCGATCGTGGTCACGCCTTTGCTGAACGCGATGAAGATCCGCGACTGGCGCGCGCGCGGATTTGCGGTGGGCGTCGCCGCGCATGGCATCGGCACCGCCCGGGCGTTTCAGGTAAACGCCACGGCAGGCGCGTTTTCGGGCATCGGCATGGGCTTGAACGCGGTGCTGACGGCGATCATCGCCCCGCTGGCCCTGCGTCTGTTCGGCGGCTAG
- a CDS encoding CidA/LrgA family protein, whose product MIRSLAIILTFQLLGEITSRGLGLPLPGPVVGLIAMVAAFILRPDLAQAIRPTATGLLAHLSLFFVPAGVGIVAHWDLLREQGLGLAAALTGSTVLAIAAGAWAFTAVARLTGSEERAALRDQGRE is encoded by the coding sequence ATGATCCGCAGCCTTGCCATCATCCTGACGTTCCAGCTGCTCGGAGAGATCACCTCGCGCGGCCTGGGCCTGCCCCTGCCCGGCCCGGTGGTCGGACTGATCGCGATGGTCGCGGCCTTCATCCTGCGCCCCGACCTGGCGCAGGCGATCCGCCCCACGGCGACGGGACTCTTGGCGCATCTGTCGCTGTTTTTCGTGCCTGCGGGCGTCGGCATCGTGGCCCACTGGGATCTGCTGCGCGAACAGGGGCTGGGGCTGGCCGCCGCCCTGACGGGATCGACGGTGCTGGCCATCGCCGCAGGGGCCTGGGCCTTCACCGCGGTGGCCCGCCTGACCGGATCCGAGGAACGCGCCGCCCTGAGGGACCAGGGGCGTGAGTGA
- a CDS encoding chromosome segregation SMC family protein, translated as MRFDRLRLNGFKSFVDPTDLVIREGLTGVVGPNGCGKSNLLEALRWVMGENRPTAMRGEGMEDVIFAGTTRRNARAHAEVSLSVDNRDRLAPAGFNEDDQFDITRRITRDAGSAYKIAGKDVRARDVQMLFADASTGAHSPALVRQGQISELISAKPKSRRRILEEAAGISGLYARRHEAELKLNGAEGNLTRVDDTLDQLSSQAATLARQARAAAKYREIGAALRLAEGLLLYRRWSDAEAARLAAAQALAEAVRAAGQAGAAADAAALRRTETEAALPPLREEEQIAAALVQRLAVETEALAEAGRRATQAITALSGRLAQLDRDIDREQALNRDAEEVVRRMTWEAEQLRAGGEGHDARLDAATAQAEAAAETLHEVEARLAELTDESARLAARHQSAERLAHDLRAMFDRADRAAAEAAEALAAADAAGEAAAAALDRADAAQDQARDRTEAAEDALAEAEAGRAALETREAAARQARAAAEGEAAALAAERTALQRLVDRGRSGGATLLDQVAVARGHEAAFGAALGDDLRAGVGGDGSGWHDLPGWDDPQPLPDGAVPLAPHVRGPDLLARRLSQTGLVLDAGQGASLQPMLSAGQRLVTPEGDLFRWDGLRVMAGQALSSSALHLQKVNELAHVTEQAERAEARAEGARETHEAARADLAQAAEVEKSARDARREAERLLSEAARAATRAESDLAMASSRADGARAELARHRADAADAQSRLTEAEAQLAALPDRADAAAAVEHARTGVEGARIATMTRRAALDELRREGQARTKRLQEIVKEESGWRLRLEQAGTRAAELSARRDATADELAEAQDQPAILAEQEEALVTRGVQLETRLTAARAALTSAEDAARAAALAERETERQAGEAREARAAREARQEAAREAEALARARIREETEQGPDQLRAALGEIDLTAPVDRLEQEIARLRGAREALGAVNLRADEDKRALEAERDGLAAEKTDLEEAIRKLRAGIGSLNREGRERLLAAFETVNANFATLFTTLFGGGEARLVMVESDDPLDAGLEIMCQPPGKRLSTLSLLSGGEQTLTAMALIFAVFLANPAPICVLDEVDAPLDDANVSRFCDLLDEMTRRTDTRFLIITHHAVTMGRMDRLFGVTMVEQGVSQLVSVDLKCAEALVA; from the coding sequence TTGCGCTTTGACCGCCTGCGACTGAACGGCTTCAAGAGCTTCGTGGACCCGACCGATCTGGTCATCCGCGAGGGGCTGACGGGCGTGGTCGGGCCGAACGGCTGCGGCAAGTCCAACCTGCTGGAGGCCCTGCGTTGGGTCATGGGCGAAAACCGCCCTACCGCGATGCGCGGCGAGGGGATGGAGGACGTGATCTTTGCGGGCACCACGCGCCGCAATGCCCGTGCCCATGCCGAAGTTTCGCTGAGCGTCGACAACCGCGACCGTCTGGCGCCTGCGGGCTTCAACGAGGACGACCAGTTCGACATCACCCGTCGCATCACCCGCGACGCGGGCAGCGCCTACAAGATCGCCGGCAAGGACGTGCGGGCGCGCGACGTGCAGATGCTGTTTGCGGATGCCTCGACCGGGGCGCACAGCCCGGCGCTGGTTCGGCAGGGCCAGATCAGCGAGCTGATCAGCGCCAAGCCCAAGTCGCGTCGCCGCATCCTGGAGGAGGCGGCGGGGATCTCGGGGCTTTACGCGCGCCGCCACGAGGCGGAGCTGAAGCTGAACGGGGCCGAAGGCAACCTGACGCGCGTCGACGACACGCTGGACCAGCTGTCGTCCCAGGCCGCGACCCTGGCCCGGCAGGCGCGTGCGGCGGCGAAGTACCGCGAGATCGGCGCCGCGCTGCGGCTGGCCGAGGGGCTGCTGCTGTATCGCCGCTGGTCGGATGCCGAGGCTGCGCGCCTTGCTGCGGCGCAGGCCCTGGCCGAGGCGGTGCGGGCCGCCGGTCAGGCGGGCGCCGCCGCCGATGCCGCCGCCCTGCGGCGGACCGAGACCGAGGCCGCGCTGCCGCCGCTGCGCGAGGAAGAGCAGATCGCCGCCGCCTTGGTCCAGCGGCTGGCCGTGGAGACCGAGGCCCTGGCCGAGGCCGGGCGGCGCGCGACCCAGGCCATCACCGCGCTGTCGGGGCGTCTGGCGCAGCTGGACCGTGACATCGATCGCGAGCAGGCGCTGAACCGCGATGCCGAGGAGGTCGTGCGCCGCATGACCTGGGAGGCCGAGCAGCTGCGCGCGGGCGGCGAGGGGCATGACGCGCGGCTGGACGCCGCCACAGCCCAGGCCGAGGCCGCCGCCGAGACGCTGCACGAGGTCGAGGCCCGGCTGGCCGAGCTGACCGACGAATCCGCCCGCCTGGCCGCCCGCCATCAATCGGCCGAGCGTCTGGCCCATGACCTGCGCGCCATGTTCGACCGCGCCGACCGGGCCGCCGCCGAGGCCGCCGAGGCGCTGGCCGCCGCCGATGCCGCCGGAGAGGCCGCGGCCGCCGCGCTGGACCGGGCGGATGCCGCGCAGGATCAGGCCCGCGACCGCACCGAGGCCGCCGAAGATGCGCTGGCCGAGGCCGAGGCCGGGCGCGCCGCGCTGGAGACCCGCGAGGCCGCCGCCCGTCAGGCCCGCGCCGCCGCTGAGGGCGAGGCCGCGGCCTTGGCCGCCGAACGTACCGCCCTGCAGCGGCTGGTCGATCGCGGGCGCTCCGGGGGTGCCACGCTTCTGGATCAGGTGGCCGTCGCGCGGGGGCACGAGGCCGCGTTCGGGGCCGCCCTGGGTGACGATCTGCGCGCGGGCGTGGGCGGCGACGGGTCGGGCTGGCACGACCTGCCGGGCTGGGACGATCCGCAGCCCTTGCCCGACGGCGCCGTGCCGCTGGCACCACATGTGCGCGGCCCGGATCTGCTGGCGCGGCGGCTGTCGCAGACGGGGCTGGTGCTGGACGCAGGCCAGGGGGCCTCGCTGCAGCCGATGCTGTCGGCGGGACAGCGGCTGGTGACGCCCGAGGGCGACCTGTTTCGGTGGGACGGGCTGCGGGTGATGGCGGGGCAGGCGCTGTCCTCGTCCGCGCTGCATCTGCAGAAGGTCAACGAGCTGGCCCATGTGACCGAACAGGCCGAACGTGCCGAGGCCCGCGCCGAGGGGGCCCGCGAGACCCACGAGGCGGCCCGCGCTGATCTGGCCCAGGCCGCCGAGGTCGAGAAGTCGGCCCGCGATGCCCGTCGCGAGGCCGAGCGCCTGCTGTCCGAGGCCGCGCGCGCCGCGACGCGGGCCGAATCCGATCTGGCCATGGCCTCCAGTCGCGCCGACGGGGCGCGGGCGGAGCTGGCGCGCCACCGCGCCGATGCCGCCGACGCGCAGAGCCGCCTGACCGAGGCCGAGGCGCAGCTGGCCGCGCTGCCCGACCGCGCCGATGCCGCCGCCGCGGTCGAACATGCCCGCACCGGCGTCGAGGGCGCGCGCATCGCCACGATGACCCGCCGCGCCGCGCTGGACGAGTTGCGCCGCGAGGGGCAGGCCCGCACCAAGCGTCTGCAGGAGATCGTCAAGGAGGAATCGGGCTGGCGGCTGCGCCTGGAGCAGGCCGGCACGCGCGCGGCCGAGCTGTCCGCGCGGCGCGACGCCACCGCCGATGAGCTGGCCGAGGCGCAGGACCAGCCCGCCATCCTGGCCGAGCAGGAGGAGGCGCTGGTCACGCGCGGGGTGCAGCTGGAGACGCGGCTGACGGCGGCCCGCGCCGCGCTGACATCCGCCGAGGACGCCGCACGCGCCGCCGCCCTGGCCGAGCGCGAGACAGAGCGGCAGGCGGGCGAGGCACGCGAGGCCCGCGCCGCGCGCGAGGCCCGCCAGGAGGCCGCCCGCGAGGCCGAGGCCCTGGCCCGCGCCCGCATCCGCGAGGAGACCGAGCAGGGCCCCGACCAGCTGCGCGCCGCCTTGGGCGAGATCGACCTGACCGCCCCCGTCGACCGGCTGGAACAGGAGATCGCCCGCCTGCGCGGCGCGCGCGAGGCCCTGGGCGCGGTCAACCTGCGCGCCGACGAGGACAAGCGCGCCCTGGAGGCCGAACGCGACGGGCTGGCCGCCGAGAAGACCGACCTGGAGGAGGCGATCCGCAAGCTGCGCGCCGGGATCGGCAGCCTGAACCGCGAGGGGCGCGAGCGCCTTCTGGCCGCGTTCGAGACGGTGAACGCCAATTTCGCCACCCTGTTCACGACGCTTTTCGGGGGCGGCGAGGCGCGTCTGGTGATGGTCGAATCCGACGACCCGCTGGATGCGGGGCTGGAGATCATGTGCCAGCCGCCCGGCAAGCGGCTGTCGACGCTGAGTCTTTTGTCCGGGGGCGAACAGACGCTGACCGCGATGGCGCTGATCTTTGCGGTGTTCTTGGCCAATCCCGCGCCGATCTGCGTGCTGGACGAGGTCGACGCGCCGCTGGACGATGCCAATGTCAGCCGCTTCTGCGACCTCCTGGACGAGATGACCCGCCGGACCGACACGCGGTTCCTGATCATCACCCACCATGCCGTGACGATGGGCCGGATGGACCGGCTGTTCGGCGTCACCATGGTCGAGCAGGGCGTCAGCCAGCTGGTCAGCGTGGACCTGAAATGCGCCGAGGCTCTGGTCGCCTGA
- a CDS encoding RidA family protein: protein MSVEQTLAEKGITLPAAPMPAANYVPFVQTGNLVFISGQISADDNGLITGKLGDTTSLEDGAAAARRCGLALIAQLKAAIGNLDRVTRVVKLTGFVNSTPDFTDQPKVINGCSDLMVEVFGEAGRHSRAAVSAPSLPFGVAVEIEAVFEVR, encoded by the coding sequence ATGAGCGTCGAACAGACCCTGGCCGAAAAAGGCATCACCCTTCCCGCAGCACCCATGCCGGCGGCGAACTATGTCCCCTTCGTGCAGACCGGCAACCTGGTCTTCATCTCGGGCCAGATCAGCGCGGATGACAACGGCCTGATCACCGGCAAGCTGGGCGACACGACCAGTCTGGAGGACGGTGCCGCCGCCGCGCGCCGCTGCGGGCTGGCGCTGATCGCGCAGCTGAAGGCCGCGATCGGCAACCTGGACCGCGTGACGCGGGTGGTCAAGCTGACCGGTTTTGTGAACTCGACCCCTGACTTCACCGATCAGCCCAAGGTCATCAACGGCTGTTCCGATCTGATGGTCGAGGTCTTCGGAGAGGCCGGGCGTCATTCGCGCGCCGCGGTGTCCGCGCCCTCGCTGCCCTTCGGCGTCGCGGTCGAGATCGAAGCCGTCTTCGAGGTCCGCTGA
- a CDS encoding glycerophosphodiester phosphodiesterase family protein, translating into MLDPRFLTVPITHRGLHGAGVPENSLAAARAAIEAGYGIECDIQPGPDGEPLVFHDYRLKRLTGAEGVIGATDAQTLAGLRLLGTDEPVPTLARFLDLVAGQVPLLIEIKDQDGACGPDVGPLSTRVAKVLAGYDGPVAVMSFNPHMIAAFRAAAPDVPVGLTTCAFPEGDWPQVAPARREELAQIRDFDAVGACFISHDKGDLDNPRVDALRAQGVPVLTWTIRSAAEEEAARRVATNITFEGYRAAI; encoded by the coding sequence ATGCTGGACCCGCGCTTTCTGACCGTGCCGATCACCCATCGCGGCCTGCATGGCGCGGGGGTCCCCGAGAACAGCCTGGCCGCCGCCCGCGCCGCGATCGAGGCGGGCTACGGCATCGAATGCGACATCCAGCCCGGCCCGGACGGAGAGCCGCTGGTCTTTCACGACTATCGGCTGAAGCGGCTGACCGGGGCCGAGGGTGTGATCGGCGCGACCGACGCGCAGACGCTGGCCGGTCTGCGCCTCTTGGGCACGGACGAGCCGGTGCCGACGCTGGCCCGGTTCCTTGACCTGGTCGCGGGCCAGGTGCCGCTGCTGATCGAGATCAAGGACCAGGACGGCGCCTGCGGGCCAGATGTCGGCCCGCTGTCCACGCGCGTGGCCAAGGTGCTGGCAGGCTATGACGGGCCGGTGGCGGTCATGTCCTTCAACCCGCACATGATCGCGGCCTTCCGCGCCGCGGCTCCGGATGTGCCGGTGGGCCTGACCACCTGCGCCTTTCCCGAGGGCGACTGGCCGCAGGTCGCGCCCGCCCGACGCGAGGAGCTGGCGCAGATCCGCGATTTCGATGCGGTGGGGGCGTGCTTCATCTCGCATGACAAGGGCGATCTGGACAATCCGCGCGTCGATGCGCTGCGCGCGCAGGGCGTTCCGGTGCTGACCTGGACCATCCGCAGCGCCGCCGAGGAAGAGGCCGCCCGCCGCGTCGCCACGAACATCACCTTCGAAGGCTATCGCGCGGCGATCTGA